A window of Terriglobus sp. RCC_193 contains these coding sequences:
- a CDS encoding MFS transporter gives MAGETYYTDTYAPAERYRWTIGVLLGVGVLVNYFDRVNLSVSHDALVDSFGITPQVFGQLSAAYSWTYAACQLPTGVVLDLFGVRKVTLWSVLIWGIASLAAAFAPGIIFFFAARLLLGIGEAPTFPANAKAVGAWFPAHERSLATALFDGSAKLANAIGVPLLGLLLLEVGWRWSFGFTAVLSFAYMALFALLYREPGRFSMRNVIRTPSIVPGGDAAQIIAPPIPLGQLLRQKKIIGLAIGSGAYNYVFYLLVTWLPTYLAQTQHITLQQSFLYTGVPWLVAAACGFLIGGVLVDTLIRHGYNASTVRRTVLIGGTICGLGIVGAAFAHTVTAALVCITLSIGGLSAASPVIWSLPSFLVPNTSTGKVGGIVNFANQISAILAPIVTGYTVGATHSYTLAFAIPAIYIVIGIASYFVLLGRIEPIDVREALQG, from the coding sequence ATGGCCGGCGAAACCTACTACACAGATACTTACGCGCCCGCGGAACGTTACCGTTGGACCATCGGCGTGCTGCTTGGTGTGGGCGTGCTGGTCAACTACTTTGATCGCGTCAACCTGTCGGTATCGCACGATGCGCTGGTGGACAGCTTCGGCATTACACCGCAGGTCTTCGGCCAGCTTTCCGCGGCATACTCCTGGACCTACGCCGCCTGCCAACTCCCCACCGGCGTAGTCCTGGACCTGTTCGGTGTCCGGAAGGTCACCCTATGGTCGGTACTGATCTGGGGTATCGCATCGCTGGCTGCGGCCTTCGCGCCGGGAATCATCTTCTTCTTTGCAGCGCGATTATTGCTGGGTATTGGTGAAGCTCCAACGTTTCCTGCCAACGCAAAAGCTGTGGGAGCATGGTTCCCCGCGCACGAACGTTCCCTTGCAACGGCGCTATTCGATGGATCGGCAAAGCTTGCCAATGCCATCGGTGTTCCGCTGCTGGGACTGTTGCTGCTGGAAGTCGGCTGGCGCTGGTCCTTCGGCTTCACCGCAGTATTGTCGTTTGCGTATATGGCGCTGTTCGCCCTGTTGTATCGTGAGCCGGGCCGCTTCTCCATGCGCAACGTCATCCGCACACCATCGATTGTGCCCGGCGGCGATGCTGCGCAGATCATCGCACCTCCTATCCCGCTTGGACAGTTGCTGCGCCAGAAGAAGATCATCGGCCTGGCCATTGGGTCCGGTGCGTACAACTATGTCTTCTACCTGCTGGTCACGTGGTTGCCAACGTATCTTGCGCAGACCCAACACATCACCCTGCAACAGTCGTTCCTGTACACGGGTGTGCCCTGGCTTGTGGCGGCCGCATGTGGCTTCCTCATCGGTGGGGTCTTAGTCGATACGCTCATCCGCCACGGCTACAACGCCAGCACGGTACGGCGTACGGTGCTGATTGGTGGAACCATCTGCGGGCTCGGGATTGTTGGCGCCGCCTTCGCGCATACAGTAACCGCGGCGCTGGTGTGCATCACGTTATCCATTGGCGGATTGTCCGCGGCATCACCGGTTATCTGGAGTCTGCCGTCGTTCCTGGTGCCCAATACAAGCACTGGCAAGGTGGGCGGAATCGTTAATTTTGCGAACCAGATTTCTGCCATCCTTGCGCCTATCGTTACTGGATATACCGTAGGTGCAACGCATAGCTACACGCTTGCCTTCGCCATTCCTGCTATCTACATCGTGATCGGGATCGCATCGTACTTTGTGCTGCTGGGGCGCATTGAGCCCATTGATGTGCGCGAAGCGTTGCAGGGATAA